GCGTCCCTACCGGCCCGTCGACCCGAACCCGCCGGCTCCTCGTTCCGTCTCCTCGAGCGACTCGGTCGGATCCCAGATGACGCGGGCGTGGCGCGCGATGACCAGCTGCGCGATCCGCTCGCCGCGCTGGATGACGAAGTCGACGGCGCCGTGGTTGATCAGAATCACCTTGCACTCCCCGCGATAATCGCTGTCGATCGTGCCCGGACTGTTCAGCACCGTCACACCGTGTTTGGCGGCGAGCCCGCTCCGCGGCCGCACCTGGGCCTCAAACCCCGCCGGCAGCGCGATCTGCAGGCCCGTCGGTATCATGGCGAAGGCGCCGGCCTTGAGCGTAAACGGTTCGTCGGCCGGGACGGCGGCACGAAGATCCATGCCGGCGCTCTGCGCGGTGGCATATTCAGGCAGTTCGAGCCCGTCGGCATGAGGAAGACGCTGGATGGCTACGCGAAGGGTATCGGACATGAGGTGGGATGGGGATGGAGGATGTTGGATGCGGGATGTTGGATGCGGGATGTTGGATGCGGGATGTTGGATGCAGGATGTTGGATGCGGGATGTTGGATGCGGGATGTTGGATGCAGGATGCGGGATGTTGGATGCGGATGCAGGATGCGGGATGCAGGATGCGGGATGCAGGATGCGGATGCAGGATGCGGGATGGAGTACAGCCCAAAGACAGAAATCAGGAGAGATCCTGCATCCTGCATCTTGCATCCCTTTGACCCTTGATCCTGCATCCTGCATCCTGCATCCTGCATCCCCTTGACCCTTGATCCTACATCCATTGAACCCCTGAACCTGCATCCCCTCGACCCTTGATCCTCCAACCCTTGAACCCCTGAACCCCTCAGGGCCGCTACGCGCTCAGATGCGCGGAGTCGTTGAAGAACGGGGCCCAGGTCTCGGGTGCGGGCTTCGGCGTCACGAGGCTGACCCCGATCAGCATGAACAGCGAAGCGCCCACGGCGGGGTACGTGACTTCCTGTAGGAATGGGCTCCAGGTGGCGTAATAGGGCTG
The genomic region above belongs to Rhodothermales bacterium and contains:
- the dut gene encoding dUTP diphosphatase, producing the protein MSDTLRVAIQRLPHADGLELPEYATAQSAGMDLRAAVPADEPFTLKAGAFAMIPTGLQIALPAGFEAQVRPRSGLAAKHGVTVLNSPGTIDSDYRGECKVILINHGAVDFVIQRGERIAQLVIARHARVIWDPTESLEETERGAGGFGSTGR